A section of the Alkalicoccobacillus plakortidis genome encodes:
- a CDS encoding transporter substrate-binding domain-containing protein, with amino-acid sequence MLELLKNKRISTSASFIVGAALIGVLGACSSGSESADESTESVWDKVQEEGKIVAATSGTLYPTSYHADDSDELTGFEVEILREAANRLDLDIEFSEMGIDNILTAVNNGRVDIAANDIDITEDREEKFSFSDPYKHSYGSAIVRSDDLSGIETLDDLEGKKAGGAATTIYMQIGVDHGAEEVIYDNVTNDTYLRDVENGRLDVILNDYYLQSLAVEALPEIDVVVHPTLAYFPSIQGIIMKKDETELQEQINSAINEMLEDGTITELSQQFFGGADVSQEPDVEIEEQ; translated from the coding sequence ATGTTGGAATTGTTAAAGAATAAGCGTATATCTACTAGTGCTAGTTTTATTGTTGGCGCTGCATTAATTGGAGTTCTCGGAGCGTGCTCAAGTGGATCTGAATCTGCTGATGAGTCAACTGAGTCTGTATGGGATAAGGTACAAGAAGAAGGGAAAATTGTAGCCGCAACGTCAGGTACACTATATCCTACTTCATATCACGCGGATGACAGTGATGAGCTAACTGGATTTGAAGTTGAAATTCTTCGTGAAGCTGCTAATCGCCTAGATCTCGACATTGAGTTCAGTGAAATGGGAATCGACAATATCTTAACAGCCGTTAATAATGGGCGTGTAGACATTGCCGCCAATGATATAGATATCACAGAAGACCGAGAAGAAAAATTCTCATTCTCTGATCCTTATAAGCATTCTTACGGATCGGCTATTGTTCGCTCAGACGACTTATCAGGCATCGAGACGCTTGATGATCTTGAAGGAAAAAAAGCAGGTGGTGCCGCGACAACTATTTACATGCAAATTGGTGTAGATCATGGTGCGGAAGAAGTTATTTATGACAATGTCACAAATGATACCTACTTACGAGATGTGGAGAACGGTCGATTGGATGTCATATTAAATGACTACTACCTTCAAAGTTTAGCTGTAGAAGCTCTACCTGAAATTGATGTCGTTGTACATCCTACTTTAGCTTATTTCCCTAGTATTCAAGGGATCATTATGAAAAAAGATGAAACGGAATTACAGGAACAAATCAACAGCGCAATTAACGAAATGCTTGAGGACGGAACCATTACAGAACTTTCTCAACAATTTTTTGGTGGAGCTGATGTCTCACAAGAGCCAGATGTAGAGATTGAGGAACAATAA
- a CDS encoding L-cystine transporter yields MQKKHISFSKRVFTGLGLGIVFGLALQFLFEPDSFVIETSADWMSIIGSGYVRFLQMIVMPLVFISILSAFTRLTFTSNLGKIAALILGTLIATTAIAAAIGITSASIFDLNADQITQGEAETSRGSSLEETSAGIQADTLPQQIIELIPSNPFLDFTGQRATSTIAVVIFAAFLGLAYLGIKRKQPEQAEHFAKITETIYSIVMRVVTLILRLTPYGVLAIMTRTVATSDLNAIISLGEFVAASYVALIAMFIVHLLILTFIGLSPVTYLRKAFPVLAFAFTSRTSAGALPMNIQTQKQLGVPEGVANFAGSFGLSIGQNGCAGIYPAMLAVMIAPTVGINPLDPGFLFFLIFVVAISSFGVAGVGGGATFAAILVLSALDLPIALAGVLISVEPLIDMGRTALNVSGSMVSGLFTSKVTKQIDQTVYNDPNKRIDTQELEA; encoded by the coding sequence ATGCAGAAAAAGCATATTTCTTTTTCAAAGCGAGTATTTACAGGATTAGGACTCGGGATTGTATTTGGTTTAGCCCTACAATTTCTATTTGAACCAGATTCATTTGTTATTGAAACATCAGCAGATTGGATGAGTATTATTGGCTCAGGTTATGTTAGATTCCTACAGATGATTGTTATGCCATTAGTATTCATCTCCATCCTATCGGCATTTACTCGATTAACCTTTACGAGTAATCTAGGGAAAATTGCTGCTTTAATTCTTGGTACGTTAATTGCAACGACAGCAATCGCTGCTGCAATTGGGATCACATCTGCATCTATTTTTGATCTGAACGCGGATCAAATTACGCAAGGTGAAGCAGAAACATCAAGAGGTTCTTCTTTAGAAGAAACGTCTGCTGGAATTCAAGCAGATACATTACCACAACAAATTATTGAATTGATCCCATCGAATCCATTTTTGGATTTCACGGGACAACGTGCAACGTCAACAATTGCTGTAGTTATTTTTGCCGCTTTTCTTGGCTTAGCGTATTTGGGAATTAAACGTAAGCAGCCTGAACAGGCAGAGCATTTTGCTAAAATCACAGAAACGATTTACAGCATTGTTATGCGTGTGGTTACACTGATTCTTCGTCTAACTCCTTATGGGGTGTTGGCTATTATGACACGAACGGTTGCCACAAGTGACCTCAACGCTATCATAAGTCTCGGTGAGTTTGTAGCTGCTTCGTATGTAGCATTAATTGCGATGTTTATCGTTCATCTATTAATTTTAACGTTTATTGGATTAAGTCCTGTAACGTACCTAAGAAAAGCATTCCCTGTTCTTGCTTTTGCCTTTACATCAAGAACAAGTGCTGGAGCACTACCAATGAACATCCAAACCCAAAAGCAATTAGGTGTACCTGAAGGTGTGGCTAACTTTGCTGGTTCGTTTGGACTGTCCATCGGTCAAAACGGTTGTGCAGGAATTTATCCAGCGATGCTTGCTGTAATGATTGCACCAACTGTTGGAATTAACCCATTAGATCCAGGATTTCTATTCTTCTTGATCTTTGTTGTAGCAATTAGTTCGTTTGGTGTAGCAGGAGTTGGTGGAGGAGCGACCTTTGCGGCTATTCTTGTTTTATCCGCACTGGATCTCCCAATTGCTCTTGCAGGTGTCTTAATCTCTGTTGAGCCACTAATTGATATGGGTCGTACTGCCTTAAATGTAAGTGGAAGTATGGTCTCAGGTTTATTTACAAGTAAGGTAACCAAACAAATTGATCAAACGGTATATAATGATCCAAATAAGCGTATTGATACACAAGAGCTTGAAGCATAA
- a CDS encoding ribonuclease H-like YkuK family protein → MELRTFYNLQEKEMTFEQVFERIKMYMAQQPIGHYKLMLGTDSQVHPQQTRFITGIVIQRLGQGVWACATKTIVKRKMNHLHERISFETSLTEEIATLFTENHKNELIHIILPHIYDGATFSIEGHIDIGAGQKNRTREFVREMTGRIESSGLEPKIKPDSFVASCYANRYTK, encoded by the coding sequence ATGGAGCTGAGAACGTTTTATAATCTCCAAGAGAAAGAGATGACTTTTGAACAAGTATTTGAGCGAATAAAAATGTACATGGCACAGCAGCCTATTGGTCATTATAAATTGATGCTAGGTACCGATTCGCAGGTTCATCCACAGCAAACACGGTTTATTACTGGTATTGTTATTCAACGTCTTGGTCAAGGGGTATGGGCCTGTGCCACTAAAACGATTGTAAAGCGTAAAATGAATCATCTACATGAACGAATCTCCTTTGAAACCTCATTAACTGAAGAAATCGCAACTCTATTCACCGAGAATCACAAAAACGAATTAATCCACATCATTCTTCCTCATATATACGACGGTGCTACATTTTCCATTGAAGGTCATATTGATATTGGTGCCGGTCAAAAAAACCGCACAAGAGAATTTGTTCGAGAGATGACGGGACGAATTGAGTCATCAGGTCTTGAGCCAAAGATTAAGCCTGACTCCTTTGTGGCTAGTTGCTACGCCAATCGATACACCAAATAA
- a CDS encoding Bcr/CflA family multidrug efflux MFS transporter: protein MVQNPTGKERIALAFLLSMLAVLGPLNIDMYLPSFPDIAEDLGARESLVQLSLTACLFGLAVGQVVVGPISDAKGRLKPLIISVLLFALASLLCALAPNITWLIIGRFLQGLTAAGGVVVSRAIVRDVFSGAELTKFFALLMVINAVAPLAAPIVGGAILWLPFTNWSTIFYFLSIVGLAIVGMVMWKLKESHPPERRTPSSLPFTLKTFGELFRDKSFIGYALTLGFAHGGSFAYVSGTPFVYQGIYGVSPQAFSILFGINGLAIIGGTWLVGRFVGRISEQAFLRSGVILATAATAFLLVMTILEAPLALIVIPIFIYMTSMGMILTTSYTLGIKKQAHRAGSASALLGLFPLLIGAMVAPLVGLAEASAVPMGLILFSTCLIALGCFYFIAKKGDQEDSIAQR from the coding sequence ATGGTACAAAACCCAACAGGGAAAGAACGAATTGCTTTAGCTTTTTTACTTAGTATGCTTGCTGTACTAGGCCCGCTTAATATTGACATGTATTTACCTAGTTTTCCAGACATAGCGGAGGATCTGGGTGCACGAGAATCCCTAGTGCAGTTGAGTTTAACGGCTTGTTTGTTTGGTCTTGCTGTGGGACAAGTAGTGGTTGGACCTATTAGTGACGCAAAAGGTAGGTTAAAACCTTTAATCATATCAGTGTTGCTATTTGCACTAGCCTCTTTACTCTGTGCACTTGCCCCAAATATTACGTGGCTTATAATAGGACGCTTCCTCCAAGGACTAACAGCTGCAGGAGGTGTTGTTGTATCACGAGCGATCGTGAGGGATGTATTTAGTGGAGCGGAACTGACAAAATTCTTTGCACTGCTTATGGTGATTAATGCCGTAGCTCCGCTTGCTGCACCAATTGTAGGAGGAGCAATTCTGTGGTTACCTTTTACCAATTGGAGTACAATTTTTTACTTCTTATCAATTGTAGGACTTGCTATTGTTGGTATGGTGATGTGGAAGTTAAAGGAGAGTCATCCACCTGAGCGTCGAACACCAAGCTCACTCCCCTTTACGTTAAAAACCTTTGGTGAACTATTTAGAGATAAATCCTTTATTGGTTATGCCTTAACACTAGGGTTTGCTCATGGTGGTAGCTTTGCTTATGTATCGGGAACACCATTTGTATACCAAGGCATTTATGGAGTATCACCACAAGCTTTTAGTATACTGTTTGGGATAAATGGACTCGCTATTATCGGGGGGACGTGGCTTGTAGGGAGATTTGTAGGTAGGATTTCAGAGCAGGCGTTTTTAAGAAGTGGTGTCATTCTTGCAACCGCCGCAACCGCGTTTCTATTAGTTATGACAATATTAGAGGCTCCACTTGCTCTCATTGTTATACCTATTTTCATCTACATGACGAGTATGGGGATGATCCTAACAACATCTTATACGTTGGGTATTAAGAAGCAAGCTCACCGAGCAGGAAGTGCGAGTGCACTGTTAGGACTGTTTCCACTTTTAATTGGGGCAATGGTGGCACCGCTTGTTGGATTAGCAGAAGCATCAGCTGTTCCAATGGGATTGATTTTATTTAGCACTTGCTTAATTGCGCTTGGTTGTTTTTACTTCATTGCGAAAAAAGGTGACCAAGAAGACTCTATTGCACAAAGATGA
- a CDS encoding histidine phosphatase family protein has translation MRHGQTIFNFQDKVQGWSDTPLTVKGRTVAARLGRGLKARSIDAIYSSDSGRAIETATLIREHSEKTDLSLKTVKGLREMYFGTYEGGPNPVLWNEVREKIVQRYDKDGITRSDAGIDEICQTVSLLDPEAEDWDTYTKRLLDSLQAIVDDAAKNGHKDVYIVSHGLSIRVILHVLKYDSGYLKIENTSISELIYKAGAFSAFGSINNTDLLVEEEIITE, from the coding sequence ATTCGTCATGGTCAAACCATTTTCAACTTTCAAGATAAGGTACAAGGATGGTCTGATACGCCACTAACTGTAAAAGGGCGTACGGTAGCCGCTCGTCTAGGGCGCGGATTAAAGGCAAGAAGTATCGACGCCATCTATTCAAGTGACAGCGGTCGTGCAATTGAAACGGCAACATTGATTCGCGAACATAGCGAAAAGACAGACCTTTCCTTAAAAACAGTAAAAGGACTCCGAGAAATGTATTTTGGAACCTATGAAGGTGGACCTAACCCTGTTTTATGGAATGAAGTGAGAGAAAAAATAGTTCAGAGATACGACAAGGATGGCATCACACGTTCTGACGCTGGCATTGATGAAATATGCCAAACTGTTTCATTACTTGATCCAGAGGCCGAAGATTGGGATACCTATACAAAAAGGTTACTTGATTCCCTTCAAGCCATCGTAGATGACGCTGCAAAGAACGGTCATAAGGATGTATACATCGTTTCACACGGTCTAAGTATCCGTGTCATCCTTCATGTACTAAAATATGATAGCGGCTATCTAAAAATAGAAAACACTAGTATATCTGAGCTCATTTATAAAGCAGGAGCCTTCTCAGCATTCGGTTCTATTAACAATACTGACCTTTTAGTAGAAGAGGAAATAATAACAGAGTAA
- a CDS encoding DUF3219 family protein, with protein MSEQIPITINDTQVIAKQCWEDEKGHAKIIGVIFDVTHEQYHDIAVLLYKNDFLITFPSKKLSFQATIHTYSTSITNLYHEGEVGEFKVEFIEKL; from the coding sequence TTGTCTGAGCAAATACCTATTACTATAAATGATACGCAAGTTATAGCGAAGCAATGTTGGGAAGATGAAAAAGGGCACGCAAAAATCATTGGCGTTATTTTTGATGTGACACACGAACAATACCATGACATTGCCGTGTTGCTGTACAAAAATGATTTTCTTATTACCTTTCCTTCAAAAAAACTGTCATTTCAAGCGACAATTCACACGTACTCAACGTCTATAACCAATTTATATCACGAGGGTGAGGTTGGAGAATTCAAGGTGGAGTTTATTGAGAAATTGTAA
- a CDS encoding YetF domain-containing protein has protein sequence MIKRIRKQTTVELKETVTPEPMPLPVIMDGEIQYSQLEQLKQNEFWLRRQIKDLGYRDIKRISYCSVRGDQLYYIDEMDKK, from the coding sequence ATGATCAAACGAATACGAAAGCAAACGACTGTAGAATTAAAAGAAACCGTAACTCCTGAACCAATGCCTTTACCAGTTATCATGGATGGTGAAATTCAATATTCACAGCTAGAGCAACTGAAACAAAATGAATTTTGGTTACGTAGGCAAATTAAAGACCTCGGTTACAGAGACATCAAACGGATCTCTTATTGCAGTGTACGTGGGGATCAGTTGTACTATATAGATGAAATGGACAAGAAATAG
- a CDS encoding TIGR04086 family membrane protein has translation MNDRPFIPAVFSGLVVIMAGAILASLLLASFLSLTSYTEHSIKWLITFLAFFCLFIGGFVSGAKAKTKGWLAGGLTAILFSLVAYLISTLGYDVAFTSSQFMLHGGYLLTGAVGGMIGVNLMKS, from the coding sequence ATGAATGATCGTCCATTTATTCCGGCGGTTTTTAGTGGGTTAGTTGTCATTATGGCAGGAGCAATCTTGGCCAGTTTGTTGTTAGCAAGCTTTTTAAGTCTGACAAGCTATACGGAACACTCAATAAAATGGTTAATCACATTTTTAGCTTTTTTCTGCTTGTTCATTGGTGGATTTGTATCAGGAGCGAAGGCAAAAACAAAGGGCTGGCTAGCAGGAGGTTTAACCGCCATTCTATTTAGCCTTGTTGCTTATTTAATCTCAACGTTAGGTTATGATGTTGCCTTCACAAGTTCTCAGTTTATGCTACATGGCGGCTATCTACTCACAGGCGCAGTTGGTGGGATGATCGGGGTTAACCTCATGAAATCATAA
- the yajC gene encoding preprotein translocase subunit YajC: protein MELAPLLSIVLMIVVFYFFLIRPQQKRQKQVREMHSSLQRGDKIVTIGGLHGTIDAIDEDTVILLVNDNRKLTFDRASVRDIVRD from the coding sequence ATGGAACTAGCACCACTACTATCCATAGTTCTGATGATTGTTGTCTTCTATTTCTTTTTAATTAGACCACAACAAAAACGTCAGAAACAAGTACGTGAAATGCATAGCTCATTGCAACGTGGAGATAAGATTGTGACAATCGGAGGGCTTCACGGTACGATTGATGCGATTGATGAGGATACGGTTATTCTTCTAGTGAATGACAACCGTAAGCTTACATTTGACCGCGCTTCAGTTCGTGATATCGTTAGAGACTAG
- the tgt gene encoding tRNA guanosine(34) transglycosylase Tgt, which produces MSAIRYEHIKTCKQSGARLGRVHTPHGTFETPMFMPVGTLATVKTMSPEDLHRMDAQIILSNTYHLWLRPGHEIIREAGGLHKFMNWDRPILTDSGGFQVFSLSNLRKITEEGVEFRNHLNGAKLFLKPEGAMEIQNALGSDIMMAFDECPPFQAEHDYMKKSVERTSRWAERCLEAHARPQDQGLFGIVQGGEYEDLRKQSARDLVSLDFPGYAIGGLSVGEPKDVMNRALEFTTPLLPFDKPRYLMGVGSPDSLIDGAIRGIDMFDCVLPTRIARNGTCMTSNGRLVVRNAKYARDFGPLDENCDCHVCQNYSRAYIRHLIKCEETFGFRLTTYHNLHFLLNLMVDVRQAIMEDRLLDFKEEFFEQYGFNKANAKNF; this is translated from the coding sequence ATGTCTGCTATTAGGTATGAACACATCAAAACATGTAAGCAATCAGGAGCTAGACTTGGCCGAGTCCATACACCACACGGGACATTTGAGACACCAATGTTTATGCCCGTTGGAACGTTGGCTACGGTCAAAACGATGAGTCCTGAAGATCTTCATCGTATGGATGCTCAAATTATTTTAAGTAATACGTATCATTTATGGCTTCGTCCTGGACATGAGATTATTCGTGAAGCAGGTGGCCTACACAAGTTTATGAACTGGGATCGTCCGATTTTAACAGATTCTGGCGGCTTTCAGGTATTTAGTTTGAGTAATTTGCGTAAGATTACAGAAGAAGGCGTAGAATTCCGCAATCATCTTAATGGAGCAAAGCTTTTTCTAAAGCCTGAAGGTGCAATGGAAATTCAAAATGCACTCGGTTCAGATATTATGATGGCTTTTGATGAATGCCCTCCATTCCAAGCTGAGCATGACTACATGAAAAAATCCGTAGAACGCACAAGTCGTTGGGCAGAGCGGTGCTTAGAAGCTCACGCTCGTCCGCAGGATCAAGGCCTCTTCGGTATTGTTCAAGGTGGAGAGTACGAAGATTTACGTAAGCAAAGTGCTCGTGACCTTGTTTCATTAGACTTTCCAGGTTATGCAATTGGCGGTTTATCCGTGGGAGAACCTAAAGATGTGATGAATAGAGCATTAGAATTCACAACGCCACTCCTGCCATTTGATAAGCCACGTTATTTAATGGGAGTTGGTTCTCCAGATTCACTTATTGATGGTGCTATAAGGGGAATTGATATGTTTGACTGCGTGTTGCCTACAAGAATTGCTAGAAATGGGACATGTATGACAAGTAATGGACGTCTTGTCGTGCGTAATGCTAAGTATGCGCGCGATTTTGGACCACTTGATGAGAATTGTGACTGCCATGTATGTCAGAATTATTCAAGGGCTTACATCCGCCACCTAATCAAATGTGAAGAAACGTTCGGATTTAGACTTACTACTTATCATAATCTACATTTCCTGTTAAACTTAATGGTGGACGTTCGCCAGGCAATTATGGAGGACAGGTTGCTCGACTTTAAAGAAGAATTTTTTGAGCAGTATGGTTTCAATAAGGCGAATGCTAAAAACTTCTAA
- a CDS encoding DUF2905 domain-containing protein has product MSDIPKLLIIGGLVLIVVGLLWHFGGRFLPIGRLPGDIVIKRENMTFYFPLMTSIIVSVVLSLLLLLFRR; this is encoded by the coding sequence ATGAGCGATATTCCAAAGCTGCTGATTATCGGCGGATTGGTCTTGATTGTAGTTGGTTTGTTATGGCATTTTGGCGGCAGATTTTTGCCAATTGGACGCTTGCCCGGAGATATTGTGATTAAACGAGAAAATATGACGTTTTATTTTCCGTTGATGACTTCGATTATTGTAAGTGTGGTACTCAGTTTGCTTCTCTTATTATTTCGACGCTGA
- the ruvB gene encoding Holliday junction branch migration DNA helicase RuvB: MEERLVSAESQPMEDSIESGIRPLSFTQYIGQEKVKRNLEVYIQAAKMREESLDHVLLHGPPGLGKTTLSAIIASEMGVQMRTTSGPAIERPGDLAAILTALEPGDVLFIDEIHRLNRSVEEVLYPAMEDFCLDIVIGQGPTARSVRLDLPPFTLVGATTRAGMISAPLRDRFGVVERLEYYNEQELADIIRRTADIFVTELEEGAAEELSRRARGTPRIANRLLKRVRDFAQVEGEGVITYKLAAGALERLQVDRLGLDHIDDKLLRGMIEKFRGGPVGLDTIAATIGEESETIEDLYEPYLLQIGFIQRTPRGRVVTHACYEHFKLEVPES; the protein is encoded by the coding sequence ATGGAAGAGCGTTTGGTTTCAGCAGAGAGCCAGCCAATGGAGGATTCAATTGAAAGTGGGATTCGCCCGTTAAGTTTTACACAATATATTGGGCAAGAAAAGGTGAAACGTAATTTAGAAGTGTATATTCAAGCTGCTAAGATGCGCGAAGAAAGCCTTGATCATGTCTTGTTACATGGTCCTCCAGGTCTCGGAAAAACAACGTTGTCGGCAATTATTGCCTCGGAAATGGGTGTGCAAATGCGGACTACGTCGGGACCGGCTATTGAGCGACCTGGTGATTTGGCTGCAATTCTGACTGCGTTGGAGCCAGGAGATGTCCTATTTATTGATGAAATACATCGTTTAAATCGCTCGGTTGAAGAGGTATTGTATCCAGCGATGGAGGATTTTTGCTTAGATATAGTCATTGGTCAGGGGCCAACAGCGCGATCCGTTCGTTTGGATTTACCTCCATTTACATTGGTTGGCGCTACAACGAGAGCTGGAATGATCTCAGCACCACTCCGTGATCGATTTGGTGTGGTAGAGCGTTTGGAGTACTACAATGAGCAAGAGCTTGCAGACATCATAAGACGCACAGCAGATATTTTTGTAACAGAGCTTGAAGAGGGTGCAGCGGAAGAGTTGTCTAGACGAGCAAGAGGCACACCACGTATTGCAAACCGATTGTTAAAACGTGTTCGTGACTTTGCGCAGGTAGAGGGTGAAGGGGTCATCACATATAAGTTAGCAGCAGGTGCTTTAGAAAGATTGCAGGTAGATCGACTTGGTCTTGATCATATTGATGACAAGCTATTACGAGGAATGATCGAAAAATTCCGTGGTGGTCCTGTTGGGTTGGATACGATTGCGGCGACTATTGGCGAGGAATCAGAGACAATCGAGGACTTATATGAGCCGTATCTCTTACAAATCGGTTTTATACAGCGTACTCCAAGAGGACGTGTAGTGACACACGCTTGTTATGAACACTTTAAACTAGAGGTGCCAGAATCATGA
- the ruvA gene encoding Holliday junction branch migration protein RuvA, producing MIDYVKGTLETIDTQYVVVDHHGLGYQIFCPNPYIYQHEVHKDIQIFTHHYVREDQIRLFGFPTRKDRALFEKLLNVSGIGPKGALAICASGQPEHVVAAIEQEDEALLTRFPGVGKKTARQIILDLKGKLTDFAGEGVLSAEPTLFAPYEEPKTDALEEAFEALRALGYVEKELKKVRPKLEEETLEIDGYIKKALQLLLKR from the coding sequence TTGATAGATTATGTTAAAGGAACGCTTGAAACCATTGATACTCAATATGTAGTGGTAGACCATCACGGGTTAGGATATCAGATATTCTGTCCAAATCCGTATATTTACCAGCATGAGGTACATAAGGATATTCAAATCTTTACGCATCATTATGTGAGAGAAGATCAAATCCGATTATTTGGTTTTCCAACACGTAAGGATCGAGCTTTATTTGAAAAGCTGTTAAATGTCTCAGGGATTGGACCAAAAGGTGCGCTTGCTATTTGTGCATCTGGGCAGCCTGAACACGTGGTGGCGGCAATTGAACAAGAGGATGAAGCACTATTGACTCGTTTTCCTGGAGTCGGTAAAAAAACAGCGCGACAAATTATTTTGGATCTGAAGGGTAAACTGACTGATTTTGCAGGGGAAGGCGTACTATCAGCAGAACCAACTTTATTTGCTCCTTATGAAGAGCCGAAAACGGACGCATTAGAAGAGGCATTTGAAGCTTTACGTGCACTTGGCTATGTAGAAAAGGAATTAAAGAAAGTTCGTCCAAAACTTGAAGAAGAGACGCTTGAGATTGATGGCTACATTAAGAAGGCGCTTCAGCTTCTGCTTAAGCGTTAA
- a CDS encoding response regulator aspartate phosphatase translates to MRTAISAAEVGARCAEWYKLMIARDIEKSTVIKQEISMLLSDMEQSDKVLAYYSLLEFRHQLLLQESVNHVEGPPVVIMDQTDPFLEFLYYFMNGQNEFHKSRFKAAIRLYVRAENLLEHVTDDYERAEFYQRIAEGYYHINQYTFAVSYLELALNIFKMDESYREKVLYAELVLAAIDTEINRFDEAETRYQRIRRESVDIPFAHALILRGIGLNRLRQNLQEEAKEYMELALAIPEHKSSVIALKTKADLSFIKLRLGEPGALSLLVEAEQLAVERGNIEYQARCLICRHLHVNPDQLKVDQGIQMLKDDELYFDTAEVCEEISNFYEKEGNYKLALNYMKIAREMNVLQFTLGSD, encoded by the coding sequence TTGAGAACAGCAATTTCAGCTGCTGAAGTTGGGGCAAGATGTGCAGAATGGTATAAATTGATGATTGCTAGAGATATAGAGAAATCGACTGTAATAAAGCAAGAAATTTCAATGCTACTATCGGACATGGAGCAGAGTGACAAGGTTTTGGCCTATTATTCATTGCTTGAGTTTAGACATCAGTTGCTGTTACAAGAATCAGTAAATCACGTTGAAGGTCCTCCAGTCGTGATAATGGATCAAACCGACCCCTTTTTAGAGTTTCTTTATTATTTTATGAACGGTCAAAATGAATTTCACAAAAGTAGATTTAAAGCTGCGATTAGACTTTATGTTAGAGCTGAAAACTTACTTGAGCATGTAACGGATGATTATGAACGTGCGGAGTTTTATCAACGTATTGCAGAAGGGTATTATCACATTAATCAATACACATTTGCTGTTTCTTATTTGGAACTGGCGTTAAATATCTTTAAAATGGACGAGTCCTATCGCGAGAAAGTCTTGTATGCTGAACTTGTTTTAGCGGCAATTGATACGGAAATTAATCGATTTGATGAAGCTGAAACTAGGTATCAACGCATTCGGAGAGAGTCCGTAGATATTCCGTTTGCTCATGCATTAATCCTTAGAGGAATCGGTTTAAATAGACTACGACAAAACTTACAAGAAGAAGCAAAAGAATATATGGAGTTGGCGCTTGCGATTCCAGAACATAAAAGCTCTGTCATCGCATTAAAAACAAAAGCAGATCTGTCTTTTATCAAGCTGAGACTTGGAGAGCCTGGGGCACTGTCGTTGCTAGTTGAGGCTGAACAGTTAGCTGTTGAACGTGGCAACATTGAATATCAGGCTAGATGCTTAATTTGCAGGCATCTTCATGTGAATCCTGACCAATTGAAAGTGGATCAAGGCATTCAAATGCTAAAAGATGATGAACTGTATTTTGATACAGCAGAGGTCTGCGAAGAAATTTCAAATTTTTATGAAAAAGAAGGAAATTACAAACTTGCGTTGAATTATATGAAAATAGCTCGTGAAATGAATGTTCTTCAATTTACTTTGGGGAGTGATTAG